The Punica granatum isolate Tunisia-2019 chromosome 4, ASM765513v2, whole genome shotgun sequence genome has a window encoding:
- the LOC116204332 gene encoding phosphopantothenoylcysteine decarboxylase subunit VHS3-like, whose product MSWQEMNGHLKDFGYKEPKRMRYLFPESSLDDGLVDMNIDPEVMSMVETMEDSDDEGDGDFDVESDGITDDTDDDGVEARVVEDGDEDDTDDVWEAEDGDEDETERDDSDTSGYEGVSDGENNELTQVREKRQAFKMQTEQGNKRHRRRSTKEQARQSNDVDIP is encoded by the exons ATGTCGTGGCAAGAGATGAATGGACATCTAAAAGACTTTGGCTACAAAGAACCTAAAAGAATGCGGTATTTATTTCCTGAAAGTAGTTTAGATGATGGTTTGGTTGACATGAACATTGATCCTGAGGTGATGTCAATGGTTGAG ACGATGGAAGATAGTGATGATGAGGGTGATGGGGACTTTGATGTTGAGAGTGATGGTATAACGGATGACACTGATGATGATGGTGTCGAAGCAAGAGTAGTAGAGGATGGCGATGAGGATGATACTGATGATGTCTGGGAAGcagaggatggtgatgaggaTGAGACTGAGAGGGATGACTCTGATACAAGTGGGTATGAAGGTGTTAGTGATGGAGAAAATAATGAGCTTACACAAGTTAGAGAGAAGAGGCAAGCGTTTAAGATGCAAACTGAGCAAGGGAATAAGAGACATAGAAGGAGGTCGACCAAGGAACAAGCAAGGCAATCCAATGATGTAGATATACCTTAG